From Desulforhopalus sp., one genomic window encodes:
- a CDS encoding 16S rRNA (uracil(1498)-N(3))-methyltransferase, with translation MNIILAEAAEVEGDLLTLADGRAEHIVKVLRSEVGDRLRVGVINGLKGYGTLLALEKKFPFQATLRLELNEPPGQLPPLDLILALPRPIMLKRVLSQVTALGVGSIHLVNANRVEKSFWEAGLLAPEEYRPHLLHGLEQAVDTRLPEIRLHPKFKPFIEDFCPALTGNYGDRLVADPGGEHRLVDMAGRHSGRVLLAVGPEGGWVDFEIGKFREQGFSCCTLGERILKVDTAIIALHASITAVRESRRLDTAGC, from the coding sequence ATGAATATAATTCTGGCTGAGGCGGCGGAGGTGGAGGGCGATCTGCTGACCCTCGCTGATGGCCGCGCTGAACATATCGTTAAGGTATTACGCTCGGAGGTCGGTGACAGACTGCGGGTCGGTGTCATCAATGGCCTGAAGGGCTACGGTACCTTGCTTGCCCTGGAGAAAAAATTTCCCTTCCAGGCGACCCTGCGCCTCGAATTGAACGAACCCCCAGGACAACTGCCGCCCCTTGACCTCATCCTCGCCCTGCCCCGGCCGATCATGTTGAAACGGGTGCTCAGCCAGGTCACCGCCCTGGGTGTTGGAAGCATTCACCTGGTCAATGCCAATCGGGTGGAAAAAAGTTTCTGGGAGGCGGGCCTGCTGGCTCCGGAGGAATATCGGCCCCATCTCCTGCATGGCCTGGAACAGGCGGTCGATACTCGCCTGCCGGAAATTCGCCTGCACCCGAAATTCAAGCCATTTATCGAGGATTTCTGCCCGGCCCTGACTGGGAATTATGGTGATCGCCTTGTTGCCGACCCAGGCGGTGAACACCGGCTGGTCGATATGGCCGGCAGGCATTCAGGACGGGTTCTCCTGGCCGTTGGTCCGGAGGGCGGCTGGGTCGATTTCGAGATAGGCAAGTTTCGCGAGCAGGGCTTTTCCTGCTGTACCCTCGGCGAGAGGATTCTCAAGGTGGATACGGCAATCATTGCCCTGCATGCCAGCATTACCGCGGTGCGGGAAAGCCGCAGGCTAGACACCGCCGGGTGCTAG
- a CDS encoding 3-deoxy-D-manno-octulosonic acid transferase yields MFLLYNIVQFAFLLVFSPLLILFVLCSNKYRDRVPARLGAGLGKKLTRGQGGGRTIWVHALSVGEVTSAVPLIRGLRATYPDHRIVVTATTRTGKQVADNLLGQLADYILDSPLDLLPVVHLFIRHIRPDLFILVETDFWPNILACLHDRGTPCILVNGRMSAKSMARYQRLHFFFAPMFRCFAFLGMQTQRDREKMQQLGLAPEKLPILGNLKYATRPEEKPGAMPGEHRHLMPDNRILFLAGSTHLGEEEILIRCYVRLRATYPKLFLIIAPRDPNRAVEIAGLAANHGLQVSLRSTDHFRPSDMFILDSIGELIEFYALADLAFVGGSLVAKGGHNPVEPASMAIPVLFGPYMEDFCEIAASLIQTGGAREIRDEKNLQKCLGEILADQELRIRMGRAAQDCIVSNHDIIDKHIELIKKIL; encoded by the coding sequence ATGTTCCTACTCTATAATATTGTCCAGTTCGCCTTTCTACTGGTTTTTTCACCACTTCTCATCCTCTTTGTCCTGTGCAGCAACAAATACCGCGATCGCGTTCCGGCCCGGCTCGGTGCCGGACTTGGCAAAAAACTCACACGTGGTCAGGGCGGGGGCAGGACAATCTGGGTGCACGCCCTGTCGGTGGGCGAGGTAACCTCGGCGGTGCCCTTGATTCGTGGTCTTCGTGCCACGTATCCTGATCATCGCATTGTCGTGACAGCAACCACCCGTACCGGCAAGCAGGTTGCCGACAACCTGCTCGGCCAGCTCGCCGATTACATCCTCGACAGCCCCCTCGACCTGCTGCCGGTGGTGCACCTCTTTATCCGGCATATCCGCCCCGATCTCTTCATCCTCGTCGAAACCGACTTCTGGCCGAACATCCTCGCCTGCCTGCACGACCGTGGAACCCCCTGCATTCTTGTCAACGGCCGGATGTCGGCGAAATCCATGGCTCGCTATCAGCGGCTGCATTTCTTTTTTGCCCCGATGTTTCGCTGCTTTGCCTTCCTCGGCATGCAAACGCAGCGTGACCGGGAGAAAATGCAGCAACTCGGTCTTGCCCCGGAAAAACTACCGATACTCGGCAATCTGAAGTACGCCACCCGGCCGGAGGAAAAACCCGGGGCGATGCCCGGTGAACACCGCCACCTCATGCCGGATAACCGTATCCTGTTTCTCGCGGGCTCCACCCACCTGGGAGAAGAGGAAATCCTCATCCGCTGCTATGTAAGGCTGCGCGCCACTTATCCCAAGCTTTTCCTGATAATCGCTCCGCGCGATCCCAACCGGGCTGTGGAGATTGCCGGCCTGGCAGCAAATCACGGACTGCAGGTATCTCTGCGATCCACGGATCATTTCCGCCCGTCCGACATGTTTATCCTCGACAGCATCGGCGAACTCATCGAGTTCTACGCCCTTGCCGATCTTGCCTTTGTCGGCGGCAGCCTGGTGGCAAAGGGCGGCCACAACCCGGTCGAACCGGCATCCATGGCCATTCCGGTGCTTTTCGGGCCGTATATGGAGGACTTCTGCGAAATCGCCGCCTCGCTGATACAGACCGGCGGAGCCAGGGAGATCCGCGATGAAAAAAACTTGCAGAAGTGTCTCGGAGAAATCCTCGCCGATCAGGAGCTTCGTATCCGCATGGGCAGGGCCGCGCAAGATTGCATCGTCTCTAATCACGATATAATCGACAAACACATTGAACTGATTAAGAAAATTCTTTGA
- a CDS encoding DNA internalization-related competence protein ComEC/Rec2, with amino-acid sequence MRHPASHISDHLLVYLTLAFISGIAVAAHFSMTAGAISFLAAGLFCFLVLLAVLHYFHKQQTVLCSLPLLLAALGFLHAQTALQLPREDTHIYHRITEKTEAVVTGTLAGLIEFDGKTSQMLLDAEYIRFRESPELQPTAGKIILNFPGPIPKPLMPGDSLVVRTDLKRPDSFKTPGAFDYAQHLARNDIWISGFVRSPFFVETLDEEHGLLHTLYYLPERVRSRIGEHIDKAVPPELSGIYRAILIGDASRIDETTLEAFKGSGTFHILSISGLHMTIIGTLLYAALYWLLSRSERLLFCYPVRKWAAFLCLPVLLGYGLLAGLNAPVFRAVIMSCIVIVAICTDRPKSPSALLAFAALIILAVDPLALFGASFQLSFVATMAILFLFPVLKKLLFPNEPASPPKTFKQRTWNWLIAGLLISVAATLATAPITLYAFNRFSPIGIVANPFVEPLICLWSLPCGFLALPFMYFHAEVSAWLLQVGALGLRAAVQGTTFFADLPLSTLWLPSPPIWLMAGYYAGLLFCLLPGNMNRRWSWFSALLTSACLALMLYPHALLRNKVSDSLRVSLLDVGQGSASLVEFPSGMKILIDGGGSSMATRSVGERIIAPYLWRRGIQHLAAVIVTHPDADHYNGIDFILKHFSPGQLWVRDKHGHDDNFRNLIALAEELEIPVVIPGDGALLGNGPFTERVECVANLSIADTTAAPKKSRGEGNTGLIIKACSGQYCALFPGDIGRAEERSLIDQGYNLKADILQAPHHGSITSNSPEFLAAVAPSHLLVSAGANSQGHFPHSHLQDDCREKGISLLTTSQRGTLETQLGSGGPRILGYAKRQDNPINPYEPVIIREKR; translated from the coding sequence TTGAGACATCCGGCCTCGCATATTTCTGACCATCTCCTGGTGTACCTGACCCTGGCCTTCATCTCAGGCATTGCCGTGGCCGCACACTTCAGTATGACGGCTGGGGCCATTTCCTTCCTGGCTGCCGGTCTGTTTTGTTTTCTGGTATTGCTCGCTGTGCTGCATTATTTCCACAAACAGCAAACTGTCCTCTGTTCCCTGCCGCTGTTGCTTGCCGCCCTCGGTTTTCTCCACGCCCAGACCGCCCTGCAACTTCCCCGAGAAGACACCCATATATACCACCGCATAACCGAAAAGACCGAGGCGGTAGTGACCGGAACCCTGGCCGGCCTGATTGAATTCGATGGAAAAACCAGCCAGATGCTCCTTGATGCCGAATATATCCGCTTTCGCGAGTCGCCCGAGCTCCAGCCCACCGCCGGAAAAATCATCCTGAATTTTCCAGGGCCTATTCCCAAGCCCCTGATGCCGGGAGACTCCCTGGTGGTCCGCACCGACCTCAAACGCCCTGACAGCTTTAAGACACCGGGGGCCTTTGACTATGCTCAGCACCTGGCTCGTAACGATATCTGGATAAGCGGTTTTGTCCGCTCCCCCTTCTTTGTCGAGACCCTCGACGAAGAACACGGCCTCCTCCATACCCTGTACTATCTGCCGGAGCGAGTGCGCAGCCGCATCGGCGAACATATTGATAAGGCCGTACCGCCCGAATTAAGCGGGATATACCGGGCCATCCTGATCGGTGACGCATCGCGGATCGACGAGACCACCCTCGAAGCGTTCAAGGGCAGCGGGACCTTTCATATCCTGAGTATTTCCGGCCTGCACATGACCATCATCGGTACCCTTCTCTACGCCGCCCTGTACTGGCTCCTCAGCCGTTCGGAGCGGCTTCTCTTTTGCTATCCCGTCCGCAAATGGGCGGCTTTTCTCTGCCTGCCGGTATTGCTCGGCTATGGCCTGCTTGCCGGCCTGAACGCCCCGGTTTTCCGCGCAGTTATAATGAGTTGCATAGTTATTGTCGCCATCTGCACCGACCGACCGAAATCCCCGTCCGCCCTTCTGGCCTTTGCGGCCTTGATTATTCTCGCAGTTGATCCACTGGCCCTGTTCGGTGCCTCTTTTCAGCTGTCCTTTGTCGCGACCATGGCCATTCTTTTTCTCTTCCCGGTGTTGAAAAAGCTCCTCTTCCCTAACGAACCGGCCTCACCTCCCAAAACCTTCAAACAGCGCACATGGAATTGGCTGATCGCCGGCCTGCTGATCTCCGTTGCCGCGACACTGGCAACCGCCCCCATCACCCTGTACGCTTTTAACCGCTTTTCCCCCATTGGCATTGTCGCCAATCCCTTTGTCGAGCCGCTGATCTGCCTATGGAGCCTGCCCTGCGGCTTTCTCGCTCTGCCCTTCATGTATTTCCACGCGGAGGTAAGCGCCTGGTTGCTGCAGGTCGGTGCTCTGGGATTGCGTGCCGCGGTGCAGGGAACGACCTTTTTCGCCGACCTCCCCTTGTCGACCCTGTGGCTGCCGTCACCGCCCATCTGGCTGATGGCCGGATACTACGCAGGACTGCTGTTCTGTTTGCTTCCGGGAAACATGAACAGGCGGTGGTCGTGGTTTTCAGCCCTACTAACATCTGCTTGTTTGGCCTTGATGCTCTACCCCCATGCCTTGTTGCGGAACAAGGTCAGCGACTCTTTACGGGTAAGCCTTCTCGATGTCGGCCAGGGCAGTGCCAGCCTCGTCGAATTTCCATCGGGAATGAAGATTCTCATTGATGGTGGAGGATCTTCCATGGCGACCCGCAGCGTCGGTGAACGCATAATCGCTCCCTACTTGTGGCGCAGAGGTATTCAACACCTTGCTGCGGTGATTGTCACCCACCCCGACGCCGATCATTACAACGGCATCGATTTCATCCTCAAACACTTTTCACCAGGGCAACTCTGGGTCAGGGACAAACACGGTCATGATGACAATTTCAGAAACCTGATCGCCCTGGCGGAGGAGCTGGAAATACCTGTCGTCATCCCTGGAGATGGTGCATTGCTGGGAAATGGCCCTTTTACCGAACGGGTCGAATGCGTTGCCAATCTTTCAATTGCCGATACAACCGCAGCTCCCAAAAAATCTCGTGGCGAGGGTAATACAGGTCTTATTATCAAAGCCTGTTCTGGACAATATTGCGCGCTTTTTCCCGGCGACATCGGACGGGCCGAAGAACGTTCCCTGATCGATCAGGGGTATAACCTGAAAGCCGACATCCTCCAAGCCCCGCACCACGGATCGATTACCTCTAACTCGCCGGAGTTTCTTGCGGCCGTGGCGCCAAGTCATCTATTGGTATCTGCCGGAGCAAACAGTCAAGGCCACTTTCCCCACAGCCACCTGCAAGATGATTGCCGCGAAAAAGGAATTTCCCTCCTGACAACCTCACAACGGGGCACTCTGGAAACACAGCTTGGCAGCGGAGGCCCACGGATCCTTGGCTACGCCAAAAGGCAGGACAACCCCATTAACCCCTATGAACCGGTTATAATACGTGAAAAACGCTAA
- a CDS encoding acyl-CoA dehydrogenase family protein, translating into MTVPTEMTDFMGMAGLLSDEEKLVQQTAREFVNREVIPIIDSYAQEEKFPAHLVKIMGGLGFLGPTLPEEYGCAGLSNVAYGILMYELERGDSAIRSFASVQGSLVMYPIYTYGSPEQRSYWLPKMAAGEAIGCFGLTEPDFGSNPSGMRTRAIRNDNGTWTINGTKMWITNGSIADVAIIWAATDAGVRGFLVPKDTPGFTTVRMKGKWSLRASVTSELILDNVVVDEQESLLPEAKGLKGPLSCLTQARYGIAWGALGAADNCYQTALAYALQRIQFDKPIAGFQLQQKKLAEMVTELTKGQLLALQLGRLKDAGTYSPAQVSMAKMNNVQIAMEIARTARTMLGANGIMGEYPIMRHMNNLESVYTYEGTHDMHTLIIGEKVTGIAAYR; encoded by the coding sequence ATGACAGTACCAACAGAAATGACCGACTTCATGGGCATGGCCGGGCTCCTCAGCGACGAGGAAAAACTGGTGCAACAAACCGCCAGGGAATTCGTCAACCGGGAGGTCATCCCCATTATCGATAGCTATGCCCAGGAGGAGAAATTCCCCGCCCACCTGGTGAAGATCATGGGCGGCCTGGGCTTTCTCGGCCCGACCCTGCCGGAGGAGTATGGTTGCGCCGGACTCTCCAACGTTGCCTACGGCATCCTTATGTACGAACTGGAACGCGGCGATTCAGCGATCCGCAGTTTCGCCTCGGTGCAGGGTTCGCTGGTCATGTATCCGATCTATACCTACGGCAGTCCCGAGCAAAGAAGCTACTGGCTGCCGAAGATGGCGGCAGGCGAGGCAATCGGCTGTTTCGGGCTGACCGAACCCGATTTCGGCTCAAACCCATCCGGCATGCGGACCCGCGCCATCCGCAACGATAACGGCACCTGGACCATCAACGGCACCAAGATGTGGATCACCAACGGCAGCATCGCCGATGTTGCCATAATCTGGGCGGCAACCGATGCAGGGGTGCGCGGCTTTCTCGTGCCGAAGGACACCCCCGGCTTTACCACCGTGCGCATGAAGGGTAAATGGAGCCTCCGGGCCTCGGTGACCTCCGAGCTAATTCTCGACAATGTCGTCGTCGACGAGCAAGAATCGCTGTTGCCGGAAGCGAAAGGACTGAAGGGGCCGCTCAGTTGCCTGACCCAGGCCCGCTACGGCATCGCCTGGGGGGCTCTGGGCGCGGCCGACAACTGCTACCAGACCGCTCTGGCCTACGCCCTGCAGCGTATCCAATTTGACAAACCTATTGCCGGCTTTCAGTTGCAGCAGAAGAAACTGGCGGAGATGGTGACGGAGCTGACCAAGGGTCAACTGCTGGCTCTGCAGCTCGGAAGGTTAAAGGATGCCGGTACCTACAGCCCGGCCCAGGTGTCCATGGCCAAGATGAACAATGTGCAGATCGCCATGGAGATTGCCAGGACCGCCAGGACCATGCTCGGCGCCAACGGCATCATGGGCGAATATCCGATCATGCGGCATATGAACAACCTCGAATCGGTGTATACATACGAGGGCACCCATGATATGCATACCCTGATCATCGGCGAGAAAGTCACCGGGATCGCCGCCTATCGCTAG
- a CDS encoding tetratricopeptide repeat protein, with product MNYLTLRQAVTDSFPILANYRGLIAEDFSRFSQSFAEILKKRLPTAKTIYFADVDDLRTEHATATSSPDGNGDIFEALKNGGKFFAIHEQNLLLSFPLRDGRQFIATVRGADPLFLGKVREDWLEETRSAVEREFILLKEARVDVHTGLLNLWNLCSLLEGVGQAKGLHLVLIELPPKRTSFQYVVRYAQKCATSIRNFIQGDSVLHAIGQSTFALVLPCKEGVEKSEVESALVSYLKREGCHKVHVGSSCSIFQAGENENVPAQNLLDEAWTALGHAQKRGPFSFCDYNRLTHPEQHALVAPDPNLVRRLGRLVRHCQSFSVVHLRDLSGVGEAKDVVLPFIDQGVVLVSNSDVLVFFEGAEAVTTLTWAKRILDQARAAAQGNRVSAGLAYYPCSDFKKSETLLNCQKALLHASFFGEPTAVVFDSVSLNISGDSYFGDGDLARAVREYKRGLKFDWQNVNLHNSLGVALVMMDKFVPAMQSFENALAIDSRNFMALYNLGLAEQGKGRKKEAYQYLEKAVQHYDAEDAEVSMLDDLKLQLGGLACDLGEHRQALEYLLPWQEKNQRTARAGRVHFFIGKACHGLGDNRRAMVELQRALQFNEFDDRAMDLLGKVYFQEGEGDEIALALCQKSVELEPGNLLYRCNLAEVQLRCGKVRQARENLYRCLKSKKSRMKAQLLLGRSFAQEGLHNRAGNWFEKALRQDDGQPEMYAEAKRGLREK from the coding sequence ATGAATTATTTAACACTGAGGCAAGCGGTGACTGATTCCTTTCCTATTCTGGCCAATTATCGGGGCTTGATAGCCGAGGATTTTTCTCGGTTTTCGCAAAGCTTTGCGGAGATTCTGAAGAAACGGCTCCCTACGGCCAAAACCATTTATTTTGCTGATGTCGATGATCTTCGAACCGAGCATGCAACGGCTACTTCTTCTCCAGATGGGAATGGCGACATTTTCGAGGCACTTAAAAATGGAGGGAAATTCTTTGCTATCCACGAGCAGAATCTGCTGCTGTCCTTTCCACTCAGGGACGGCCGGCAGTTTATCGCCACTGTACGTGGGGCTGATCCCTTATTCTTAGGGAAGGTGAGGGAAGATTGGCTGGAAGAAACAAGGTCGGCTGTTGAACGGGAGTTTATTCTTTTAAAAGAAGCCCGAGTGGATGTCCATACCGGTCTCCTCAACCTGTGGAACCTGTGTTCTCTTCTGGAGGGTGTCGGGCAAGCGAAAGGTCTGCATCTTGTTCTCATTGAACTTCCCCCTAAAAGGACGTCTTTTCAGTATGTTGTCAGATATGCTCAAAAGTGTGCGACCTCGATTCGCAACTTTATCCAGGGCGACTCCGTCCTGCATGCCATTGGGCAGTCGACATTTGCCCTAGTTTTGCCCTGCAAGGAAGGTGTAGAAAAGTCGGAAGTGGAGAGTGCTCTGGTCTCTTATTTAAAACGCGAGGGTTGTCATAAAGTCCATGTTGGATCGAGTTGTTCGATCTTTCAGGCAGGTGAGAACGAAAACGTGCCGGCGCAAAATCTTCTCGATGAGGCTTGGACTGCCCTCGGCCATGCACAAAAACGCGGACCCTTCAGTTTTTGTGATTATAACCGTCTGACCCATCCGGAGCAGCATGCCTTGGTTGCGCCGGATCCCAATCTCGTCCGTCGGTTAGGGAGATTGGTCCGGCATTGCCAGTCTTTTAGTGTCGTCCATCTTCGGGATCTTTCCGGAGTGGGGGAAGCGAAGGACGTCGTACTGCCTTTTATTGATCAAGGGGTAGTCCTGGTATCGAACAGCGATGTTCTGGTATTTTTTGAAGGCGCTGAAGCTGTCACGACCTTGACCTGGGCAAAGAGAATTCTTGACCAAGCCAGAGCTGCAGCCCAGGGGAATAGGGTTTCTGCCGGATTGGCGTATTATCCCTGCAGCGATTTTAAGAAATCCGAGACACTTCTCAATTGTCAAAAAGCCCTCCTGCATGCCTCATTTTTCGGTGAGCCGACTGCCGTGGTCTTTGATTCGGTGAGTCTGAATATCAGTGGTGACAGCTATTTTGGCGATGGCGATTTGGCGAGGGCTGTTCGGGAGTATAAAAGAGGGCTGAAATTTGATTGGCAAAATGTCAATCTGCATAACAGCTTAGGGGTTGCTTTGGTGATGATGGACAAGTTTGTCCCAGCTATGCAGAGCTTTGAAAATGCTTTAGCCATCGACAGCCGCAATTTCATGGCCCTTTATAATTTAGGCCTTGCGGAACAAGGGAAGGGGCGTAAGAAAGAGGCGTATCAATATCTTGAAAAGGCTGTGCAACACTACGACGCCGAAGACGCCGAAGTTAGCATGCTCGACGATTTGAAGTTGCAGCTGGGAGGACTTGCCTGCGATCTGGGTGAACATCGCCAGGCCCTCGAATATCTGCTGCCTTGGCAGGAAAAAAACCAAAGGACGGCAAGAGCGGGGAGGGTACATTTTTTCATCGGTAAAGCCTGTCATGGTTTAGGTGATAATCGCCGGGCCATGGTCGAACTGCAGCGGGCGCTACAATTTAATGAATTCGATGACCGGGCCATGGATCTTCTTGGCAAGGTATATTTTCAGGAAGGCGAGGGTGATGAGATTGCCCTTGCCTTGTGCCAGAAGAGCGTCGAACTGGAGCCTGGCAATCTCCTCTATAGATGCAATCTTGCCGAGGTGCAACTCCGCTGCGGTAAGGTAAGGCAGGCACGAGAAAATCTCTACCGGTGTTTGAAAAGTAAAAAAAGCAGGATGAAGGCCCAACTTTTACTTGGTAGGAGCTTTGCGCAAGAGGGTCTACATAACAGGGCAGGAAACTGGTTTGAAAAGGCCCTGAGACAGGACGATGGCCAGCCGGAAATGTATGCTGAAGCAAAACGAGGCTTACGTGAAAAGTAA
- the selA gene encoding L-seryl-tRNA(Sec) selenium transferase, giving the protein MEIDKNRLLRSLPKVDECIGLLINNPDITGPPNVIKAVVQEAIDVEREAILAGQISGGIRGWPEWLDVFKFKIAQRMRPKLRRVINGTGVVIHTNLGRSILTQHATDSLAQAGGYYSNLEFDLETGKRGSRYSLVEELLCYLTGAESALVVNNNAAAVLIALDTLTKNKEAIVSRGQLVEIGGSFRIPDIMVKSGARLVEVGATNRTHLYDYERAISEETALLLRVHTSNFRIIGFTSEVSAEDMVALARKNNLTTMEDLGSGSLVDFSRFGFPKEPTVQQIVHAGVDVVTFSGDKLLGGPQAGIIVGKRDVIDRIKKNPLNRALRIDKFTLAALESILREYLDLDKALKNVPTLAMLTASAAELKKRAQRVARRLTKKLGEKCRVATIPTVSRVGGGALPEFSIGSWAIALEPAAMTLNTFEAMLRRLTIPIIGRIENDRFLLDVRTIQEREIGDLVTLLDELFNTEASGD; this is encoded by the coding sequence ATGGAAATTGATAAAAACAGGTTACTTAGGTCCCTTCCGAAGGTCGATGAGTGCATAGGTCTTTTAATCAATAATCCTGATATTACAGGTCCTCCAAATGTGATTAAAGCAGTCGTCCAGGAGGCAATTGATGTCGAAAGAGAAGCGATACTGGCTGGACAGATTAGTGGTGGTATACGGGGTTGGCCTGAATGGCTCGATGTCTTTAAATTTAAAATTGCCCAAAGAATGCGGCCCAAATTGCGAAGGGTTATCAATGGCACTGGTGTGGTAATTCACACCAATCTTGGTCGCTCTATTCTGACGCAGCATGCCACAGATAGCCTTGCCCAGGCCGGTGGGTACTATTCAAACCTTGAGTTTGACCTTGAGACAGGCAAACGTGGAAGCCGTTATAGCTTGGTAGAAGAATTGCTTTGCTATTTGACCGGTGCAGAATCGGCACTGGTTGTCAACAATAACGCCGCTGCAGTCCTCATTGCCCTTGATACCTTGACGAAAAATAAGGAAGCTATTGTTTCCCGAGGGCAACTTGTTGAAATCGGAGGTTCTTTCCGAATCCCCGATATCATGGTCAAGAGCGGTGCCCGGCTTGTCGAGGTTGGCGCCACAAACAGAACCCATCTCTACGATTATGAGAGGGCTATTTCCGAAGAAACTGCGTTACTGCTTCGAGTACATACCTCAAATTTCCGCATCATTGGCTTTACCTCAGAGGTATCTGCAGAAGATATGGTGGCCCTCGCCAGGAAGAACAACCTGACCACCATGGAAGATCTAGGGAGCGGCAGTTTGGTGGATTTTTCCCGGTTTGGTTTTCCCAAGGAACCCACAGTTCAACAGATTGTTCATGCGGGCGTCGATGTTGTAACCTTCAGTGGCGACAAACTTCTCGGCGGGCCGCAGGCTGGAATCATTGTTGGGAAAAGGGATGTCATTGACCGCATAAAGAAAAATCCGCTCAATCGGGCTCTGCGTATCGATAAGTTTACCTTAGCCGCCTTAGAAAGCATCCTCCGAGAATACCTTGACCTTGATAAGGCCCTGAAAAACGTGCCAACACTGGCGATGCTCACCGCCTCTGCCGCCGAGTTGAAAAAACGGGCGCAGCGAGTCGCTCGCCGGTTAACGAAAAAACTTGGGGAGAAGTGCCGGGTAGCTACCATTCCGACAGTGTCCCGAGTCGGCGGCGGGGCCTTGCCGGAATTTAGTATCGGCAGCTGGGCAATCGCTTTGGAGCCGGCAGCGATGACCCTCAATACCTTTGAGGCAATGCTTCGAAGGCTGACCATCCCGATTATTGGGCGTATTGAAAATGATCGATTTCTTCTTGATGTTCGAACTATTCAGGAGCGGGAGATTGGCGATCTGGTGACCTTACTTGATGAATTATTTAACACTGAGGCAAGCGGTGACTGA
- a CDS encoding type IV pilus twitching motility protein PilT — translation MAQIDGFFKLMNDEGASDLHMVSGQQPLLRIRGDMERVKFKKMGNDELRAMLYEICPEEKIKLFEETGDIDFGYEIPGLARYRCNYFQQKYGIGAVFREIPSEIMTVEQLGLPPVIARLGHLPKGMVLVTGPTGSGKSTTLAAIVDECNKNRKDHILTIEDPIEFVHKSQKCIINHREVGSHTKSFAAALRGALREDPDIIMVGEMRDLETISLAMEAAMTGHLVFGTLHTINAMKTVDRIIEIFPANQQGQVRSTLADALKAVVSQTLFKRIDVKGRCAALEILIATPAVRNLIREGKTYQILSTMQTGKKYGMQTLDDAIMYLLEKKMIDPNDAYSNSVEKAKFLKYLKRAPSDFTEV, via the coding sequence ATGGCTCAGATAGATGGTTTTTTTAAGCTGATGAATGACGAAGGGGCCTCCGATCTGCATATGGTATCAGGGCAGCAACCACTTCTCCGGATTCGCGGGGATATGGAGCGGGTCAAGTTTAAGAAAATGGGCAACGATGAGCTTCGCGCCATGTTGTATGAGATCTGTCCGGAAGAAAAAATCAAACTCTTTGAAGAAACCGGGGATATCGATTTTGGTTATGAGATTCCCGGTCTTGCCCGTTATCGCTGCAATTACTTTCAGCAAAAATACGGTATTGGCGCAGTCTTTCGGGAAATCCCCAGCGAGATCATGACGGTTGAGCAGCTTGGTCTGCCGCCAGTCATTGCCCGTCTCGGCCATTTACCGAAGGGAATGGTACTGGTCACCGGACCTACCGGTTCCGGTAAATCGACGACCCTTGCGGCCATTGTCGATGAATGCAACAAGAACCGTAAAGACCATATCCTGACCATCGAAGACCCGATCGAATTTGTTCATAAAAGTCAGAAATGTATCATAAATCACCGTGAGGTTGGGTCCCACACCAAGAGTTTTGCCGCGGCACTTCGCGGGGCGTTGCGTGAAGACCCGGATATCATCATGGTCGGCGAGATGCGCGATCTGGAAACGATCTCTCTAGCCATGGAGGCGGCCATGACCGGCCATCTGGTGTTCGGGACCCTGCATACCATCAACGCTATGAAAACGGTGGATCGTATCATTGAGATCTTTCCGGCAAACCAGCAGGGGCAGGTGCGTTCGACCCTGGCCGACGCCCTGAAGGCAGTCGTATCACAAACGCTCTTTAAAAGGATCGATGTCAAAGGTCGCTGCGCCGCCCTGGAGATCCTCATTGCCACACCGGCCGTGCGCAATCTTATTCGTGAAGGCAAGACTTATCAAATCCTGTCTACCATGCAGACCGGCAAGAAATACGGCATGCAAACCCTCGACGATGCGATCATGTATCTCCTTGAAAAGAAAATGATCGATCCAAATGATGCCTACTCGAACTCTGTCGAGAAGGCGAAGTTCTTGAAATACCTGAAGAGAGCGCCGTCCGATTTCACAGAGGTCTAA